TGGTATCCGAATGAGACCGAGTTGATATGGCTGCCACGCAGCCAAGTACCCTGCGCGACTTGCATCACGATAGCGGTCGCTAAGGGTGGTGACACGGCACTCGCAGAGAAGTTCATTGAGTACGTGCTTGGCAAAGGGATGGAGGTGTTTGAGAAGTACCACTACATGACCCCAGAGGAGGCTGAGCATCACGCGTTGAAGATAGGGGGATGCTAACTTGAAGGTGACAGGTAGGATTGTGCTGCTGGCCTCAGCGGTGCTCATGCTCCTGGTACTTTCTAGCATCGTGCTGCTCACAACGCCAAGCGACATACTAGAGGCTATCAGGTCCGAAGAGTTCCGCTACGCCATACTACTCAGCCTCGCAACATCTACAGCTTCGACTATACTAGCCCTGTGTACCGCACTACCACTAGCCTATATCATCGCCGGTGAGAAGCGCTCCAGCCTCCTAGCGGAGGCCATACTGTCTCTACCTATGGCTATGCCGCCAGTAGCTCTAGGTGTAACGCTACTAGCCTTCTTCACGAGGAACGTGCTTGGCGTGACTATCGACAAGCTAGTTGGTGTGGTGTTCAGCATACCAGGCCTAGTGGTAGCACAGTATTTCGTGATACTCCCGTTGATAATTAAGGGTTTGAGGTCAGCGATCGAGGCGATACCCGAAGAGTATATCGGCATTGCACGGACACTGGGCTACGGGCCGATAGAGACTCTAGTGTATATCGTGGTGCCCTTGGCTTGGAGAGGCATACTCGCTTCCACCGTGCTAGGATTTGCGAGAGCTATGGGCGAGTTTGGTGCTAGTGTTATGCTAGCGGGCGCGACGAGGCTGAAAACAGAGACAATACCCATAGCCATCTACCTCGCTATGGAGGGTGGTGATTTGGGGCTTGCAGCTGCAATGACAATTGTCTCTCTTGTCGTGGCCTTTGTTGTCATGATTGGTGTGGAGGTGGTGGGTAAATGGCGGTATTGAGAGTCGAGAGTCTAGTGGTCGAGAGGAGTGGTAGGAGAGTGTTGGACGAGGTCAGCTTTGTGCACGAGTCCGGTATACTAGTAGTACTGGGGCCCAACGGTGCCGGGAAGACGACGTTGCTGAAGAGCATAGCGGGTCTAGTCGAGCCCTCGAAGGGCGTGATAGAGATTGGTGACATAGTAGTCTATGATTCGTGGCGTAGAGTCAACCTGCCGCCAGAGGCCAGGAGGGTGGGCTACGTCCCCCAGAGCATCTCGCTCTTCCCCCACATGACCGTCTACGAGAACCTAGTGTTCGCGGCGAGAAAGAGACATGGACGCGAGGCTCATCGTGTGGCCCGCATGTATGCAGAGTTGCTGGGTATAGAGCATCTACTCGACCGTAAGGCGTCACAGCTTAGTGGCGGGGAGGCTCAGAAGGCGGCTATTGCCAGGGCCTTGGCTTCTGACCCGGCGCTTCTCCTGCTAGACGAGCCGTTTAGCAACATAGACGCGCCTAGCAGGGATAAGCTGCGCGTCGAGCTCCGGAGGCTGTTGGTAAAGCTCGGGAAGCCTACTGTGATAGTCACTCATAGCTTCGCAGACGCATGGATAATGGGCGACGCTATAGTGCTCTTGCGTGATGGGCGTATTGTTGCCAGCGGGGCACCATCCTCCATGCTGCGCCCGAGAAGTCTCGAGGCGGCTAGGTTCCTAGGCTTCAACCTCATACCGGCAACTCTGCTAAGCGTTGAGAACGGTATCGTGGTGTTAGAGGCTGGTGGAGAGAAGGTTGTGGGGGAGGGTGTTAGTGTTGACGCGCCACCCGGTAGCCGGGTGTATATCGCGGTGAAAGGCGATGACGTGATACTCTCCAGGGTGCGGGGTGAGGGGCCTAACTGGTACCGGGGTGTCGTGGTATCCCTCTACGAGACGCGTTACGGGCTGAAGCTCGTGATAGAGGCTCTTGGCGCCCAGCTCAACGTTGAGACTACAAGGGCGTATGCGAGGAGTATCCTGGGCGGTGTCAAGGAGGGGCTAGAGCTATGGCTTCACCTGCCGCCGGACGCTGTGAGCATCGTGACGTGAGTGTTGCGCCTTGCTAGGCTCGCCGGAAGTCTCAGCTATTAAGGAGGCCTTGTTGCGCCACGCGTGGGGCTAGCGGCGTGAAGGTACTCCTTATAGGAAGCGGTGGTCGTGAGCACGCGCTAGCCTACATGATATCACGTTCTCCTAGGCAGCCACGCCTCTACGTTCTAAGCGACTATGTGAACCCCGGTCTCGAGAATGTAGCGGAGGCAACAGGCGGTAAGCTATACGTTGGCAAGACGACTGATCCCCAAGTGGCACTTCGCGTTGCACGTGAGGTCAACCCCGATCTCGTAGTGATTGGCCCCGAGGAGCCACTCTTCCACGGTGTTAGCGATGCGCTTCTTGACGAAGGGCTCCCGGTTTTCGGCGCCAGGTCAAGGCTCGCCGAGATAGAGAAGAGTAAGGTGTTTGCAAGGCAGCTTCAATGGAAGTACCGGATACCAGGTCGCCTCCGCTTCACTGCAGCCAAGAGCCTCGACGAGGCTGCCAAGGCAGCAGAGGCCATGGGCGACGCGGCTGTCAAGCCAGCTAGACAGGCAGGTGGACATGGCGTTAAGGTGTTCGCGGCGCCAGCCCCTCACGTTGACGAGGCGGCTGCTGAGGTCAGGAGGGTGTATGCCGAGCAACTTGCAAGACGTGTTGCCGAGAAGTATGGCGACATAGAGCATCTTGTTATCGTCGAGGAGAGGGTTGAGGGTGTTGAGTACACGCTAATGACCATAACTGACGGGTCTACCGTCCTACCGCTCCCCATCGTACAAGACCAGCCATACCTCTTCATACACGATATCGGCCCTGAGACCGGAGGCATGGGCGCCATAGCTGGCCCGGGCTGGACGCTACCATTCATAACGAGGGATGAGCTTGAAGAGACGAAAGTAATCGTTGAGAGGACCATTGAGGCGTTGAGGAGAGAGACTGGGTTAGAGTATAGGGGTGCGCTATCCGCCCAGTCGATGCTCACCGCGTTGCAAGGCCCGGTTCTGATAGAGTACTATGCGAGATTCGGTGACCCCGAGATATCGGCACTAGCTCCAATAATAGAAAGTGATATGGTAGAGTTGCTCGAGAGGGCCGCTACTGGTAAACTGGCTGGAGCGAAGCTAGAGATACGCGAGGATCTACATGTTGTCGTGAAGATCGTGGCGCCCAGAGGCTACCCGGAGAACCGGGCTAAAGCAAAGAATCACCCGATAGACTACTCTGAGGCGCTTGAAGCAGCCAGAAAGCTAGGGTGTCACGTTTTCACAGCGGGTGTCTATCGCGCCGAAGATGGGAGGATCTTAACGACGGGCTCGAGGGCCCTCGAGATAGTGTGCGCGTCGCCGACGAGCCATCACGACGCGTCTATGAAGGCGGAGAAGGTGATTGCAGGCATACGTCTGCTTGACGGGTGGGAGTTGATACACCGTAGAGACATAGGCACAGAGCAGCACGTGCAACTGAGGATCGAGGAGGCTGAGAGGATACGCCGCGTCTATCTGCACAGGAGGAGGATGGGGCTCGGCAGGGTAGTCTACGACTGGGTGCCTGGCCGCGGAGTCCAAATCTATGACTACGGGTGAAGGAGTGAGTTACAAACGGCCGGTGATGCAACGGGGCAGTGGCGAACCTGCGCCGCAGAGCGGTGACGAGAGCCCGCCCACCTGAGGCCCACCAGCCGTTTTAGCATGTACGGCCACACGCGTCAAAAGGGAGCAGACTGTTGACCGAGCAGCAGCTGGTTCTCGCGGCCCTCGCCTATAGCATCTTCATGATGATTACCCTACCGACAATCGTGCCTAGAGTGTATGAACGCAGCTCAAACCGCCCGGATATACTGCGAGCGACATGGTGCCTAGCTGGACTGCTACCCCTTGCACCGTTAACACCACTGGCACTACCGCTGATCTTCATAGCTCCGCTTCTCGCTGCAAAGGGGAAGAGACGCTTAGCTAGCCTCCTCTACATACCACCAATCCTACACATAGTTGTCAGCGTAGCAGCTGCTGTACGAAATTAATGCCGAGGTGCAGGACCCCAGGATGAGTAGAAGGGGATGACACGCCCGCCTAGGAGGCCGAAGCCCAGAATACCGTGAGGAATAGCGGCCCGCCCTGACCCAAACCTCAACCCTCCACTCGTAAAAGCATTCTCCTATATTCGTGCATGTTGCCCTGTACGACAGACTGTCTTCAGCTCGAGGACTCGGCGTTGATACTAGCAATATACTCTTCAACACCCTCCCTTATCATTGCGACTGCGATAGCTGCCAGAAGGAACGAGAATATCCTTGCGAGTGCGACGGCTCCACTCTTCCCGAGCAGGTGCAAGAGCCGTCCACCCGCCAGGAGTATCACGAGTGTCAACGCTGCGACCACTGTTGTCGACACTAGCGCATAGTAGAGGCCGTAGACAGCCTTGATGTATAGGACTGTTGCTATTGCACCTGGCCCGGCTAGTAGGGGTGTAGCGAGAGGCACGATAGCTATGGTTTCCACGTCACCCTCTGCTTCAAGTCTACCCGCCTCGGTGAACCCCATGACGCCAGCGACGCCGTACAGCAGGAGTATGATGCCGCCTGCTACTCGAAAGTCTGCTATGCGTAGACCGAAATAGGAGAGCACCACGTCGCCGATTAGCCCAAACACTAGGAGTATGATAGTAGCGGCTATCACGCTCTCTACGATGATCTTCTTCCTTCTCTCGCTGCTCATCGAGTACGTTACCGCGTGGAATATTGGCGCGTTGCCTATGGGGTCTACTATTAGGAACAGTATCGCTATAGACTTGACCAAGGCCTCATCGATTGGCATGCCCGCCAATATACTCCCTCAAACGCATGACGACTGCCTCCAGCCTCTTAGATTTACACTCCTCCACGCATCTATCGAGACACTCGCGGTCGCTAGGGTCGCATCTACCATATGCGCACTCATTCTTACACCCCCGGTCATTAACCAGTAACGCGTAGATACCCTCCCGGCCGCTTAGCACCACTTGGTTGACGAGAGGTCCTATACCAGCCTCGCGGATAACCGTCGCAACCAGATTCACGTCATCAATACTCCTCTGGTATATGAACGCGTGTAACGGGCTCTCAAAAGCCTCGAGTATCCTCTTAGCCATCTCGCGTAGCTTCTCAAACTCCTCGCGTCTAGAAGCCAAGGCCCCGACTACCCTACTCGACACGAGCTTCAACCTCTATTATCGTGATGTCGCGTCTCGCGGGAAACGCGACATTATACACGGGTACACTGTCTACAACAACTTGCAGGACACGAGACTTATGTGCATGTCCGTGTATCGCGAGGCTAGGCTTAACCCTCCTGATGACCTCTTCGAACCCCCGGTGCCCCATCTCGGGCCATATCTCGCGAGGCTCGCCTTCCAAAGTACGCCAGGTT
The Pyrolobus fumarii 1A DNA segment above includes these coding regions:
- the purD gene encoding phosphoribosylamine--glycine ligase, which codes for MKVLLIGSGGREHALAYMISRSPRQPRLYVLSDYVNPGLENVAEATGGKLYVGKTTDPQVALRVAREVNPDLVVIGPEEPLFHGVSDALLDEGLPVFGARSRLAEIEKSKVFARQLQWKYRIPGRLRFTAAKSLDEAAKAAEAMGDAAVKPARQAGGHGVKVFAAPAPHVDEAAAEVRRVYAEQLARRVAEKYGDIEHLVIVEERVEGVEYTLMTITDGSTVLPLPIVQDQPYLFIHDIGPETGGMGAIAGPGWTLPFITRDELEETKVIVERTIEALRRETGLEYRGALSAQSMLTALQGPVLIEYYARFGDPEISALAPIIESDMVELLERAATGKLAGAKLEIREDLHVVVKIVAPRGYPENRAKAKNHPIDYSEALEAARKLGCHVFTAGVYRAEDGRILTTGSRALEIVCASPTSHHDASMKAEKVIAGIRLLDGWELIHRRDIGTEQHVQLRIEEAERIRRVYLHRRRMGLGRVVYDWVPGRGVQIYDYG
- a CDS encoding molybdate ABC transporter permease subunit; translation: MTGRIVLLASAVLMLLVLSSIVLLTTPSDILEAIRSEEFRYAILLSLATSTASTILALCTALPLAYIIAGEKRSSLLAEAILSLPMAMPPVALGVTLLAFFTRNVLGVTIDKLVGVVFSIPGLVVAQYFVILPLIIKGLRSAIEAIPEEYIGIARTLGYGPIETLVYIVVPLAWRGILASTVLGFARAMGEFGASVMLAGATRLKTETIPIAIYLAMEGGDLGLAAAMTIVSLVVAFVVMIGVEVVGKWRY
- a CDS encoding MarC family protein, yielding MPIDEALVKSIAILFLIVDPIGNAPIFHAVTYSMSSERRKKIIVESVIAATIILLVFGLIGDVVLSYFGLRIADFRVAGGIILLLYGVAGVMGFTEAGRLEAEGDVETIAIVPLATPLLAGPGAIATVLYIKAVYGLYYALVSTTVVAALTLVILLAGGRLLHLLGKSGAVALARIFSFLLAAIAVAMIREGVEEYIASINAESSS
- a CDS encoding ABC transporter ATP-binding protein, encoding MAVLRVESLVVERSGRRVLDEVSFVHESGILVVLGPNGAGKTTLLKSIAGLVEPSKGVIEIGDIVVYDSWRRVNLPPEARRVGYVPQSISLFPHMTVYENLVFAARKRHGREAHRVARMYAELLGIEHLLDRKASQLSGGEAQKAAIARALASDPALLLLDEPFSNIDAPSRDKLRVELRRLLVKLGKPTVIVTHSFADAWIMGDAIVLLRDGRIVASGAPSSMLRPRSLEAARFLGFNLIPATLLSVENGIVVLEAGGEKVVGEGVSVDAPPGSRVYIAVKGDDVILSRVRGEGPNWYRGVVVSLYETRYGLKLVIEALGAQLNVETTRAYARSILGGVKEGLELWLHLPPDAVSIVT